One window of the Cryptomeria japonica chromosome 7, Sugi_1.0, whole genome shotgun sequence genome contains the following:
- the LOC131073086 gene encoding uncharacterized protein LOC131073086, protein MILRAGRTSCPPLQPFDNSKCIRRLNTKWKPPNQDYTKLNFDGAARLGMAAEGRIIRSPTREMVIAYASNLNGFSSSQVEAMALAWGLYIALSIGFRAIAKEGDSKLIIDAIKGLNRIDWSIDIIIRDIFSLLFSFDSFLVSHIYREGNQVADAMTTLGLNGERLKCWRNYTSLPPSIRHLIEREINNVIPNGCELH, encoded by the coding sequence ATGATATTGCGCGCAGGTAGAACCTCTTGCCCTCCTTTGCAACCTTTTGATAATTCTAAATGCATACGCAGATTGAATACCAAATGGAAGCCTCCCAATCAAGATTACACCAAGCTTAACTTCGATGGTGCTGCAAGACTTGGTATGGCTGCCGAGGGTAGAATTATTAGGTCCCCTACTAGGGAGATGGTTATAGCTTATGCTAGTAATTTGAATGGATTCTCAAGTAGTCAAGTTGAAGCTATGGCATTGGCCTGGGGCCTCTATATTGCACTCTCCATTGGCTTTAGGGCTATTGCCAAAGAAGGTGATTCCAAACTAATAATTGATGCTATTAAAGGGCTAAATAGAATCGATTGGTCAATTGATATTATCATTAGAGATATATTCAGCTTATTATTTTCCTTTGACTCATTCTTAGTGAGTCATATTTATAGAGAGGGTAATCAGGTGGCGGATGCCATGACAACCCTTGGACTCAATGGGGAAAGGCTAAAATGTTGGAGAAATTACACCTCCCTGCCTCCCAGCATTAGACACCTTATTGAGCGAGAGATAAACAATGTAATTCCCAATGGATGTGAACTTCATTAA